The Ziziphus jujuba cultivar Dongzao chromosome 7, ASM3175591v1 genome includes a region encoding these proteins:
- the LOC132804478 gene encoding protein FAR1-RELATED SEQUENCE 5-like — MGYMWTKPVMKFPALRFALLASTAQLQSNSHVRMAGQISPEPFPFTFPLSPARKDFAKIPIRTSSNQPKFPIAPAATSIAILANPPDRTTIATTLPSCKRTCSHHDCHPSLYPPAHNLLLCMSIFWFFVSVGQEFESIDGAHEFYIKYAKEAGFSVRSNSTKRCKGVKEVVRKQFVCFKEGVSSIKDDERKRCRGMTRENCKAKLAVVRSKTGKFVITVFVEEHSHPLSTPRRVHLLRSHRSVSEAKKSLTLQFSAANVPTHQQISILEFEAGGIENIGCTKKDIYNHEAKVWNELRGQDAELLKEYFLTEQEKDPCFFFKIDVDDDGKLKRCFWADSVSRRAYGCFGDVVVFDTTYNTNQYGMIFAPLVGVNNHGQTVLFACAFLSDEKTESFVWYCSWHMLEKFSTYLNAITYRDFYKDFQQCIWESECPEEFERKWVTTIEKASLNNTDWLKSIFELRSRWVPAYVNHIFSAGMSSSQRAESSHAFFKKYVSKRNLLMDFILRFNSACTATSRRIRG, encoded by the exons ATGGGTTATATGTGGACCAAACCTGTGATGAAATTTCCTGCCCTTCGATTTGCACTGCTGGCATCTACAGCCCAACTTCAAAGCAACTCTCACGTGAGAATGGCTGGCCAAATTTCCCCTGAACCCTTCCCGTTCACATTCCCGCTCTCACCAGCTCGAAAGGACTTTGCCAAAATTCCCATTCGCACCAGCAGTAACCAGCCAAAATTCCCAATCGCACCAGCAGCAACCAGCATTGCCATCCTTGCAAACCCACCAGATCGCACCACCATTGCCACAACATTGCCATCTTGCAAACGCACCTGCTCGCACCACGATTGCCACCCTTCTCTGTACCCACCAGCTCATAATCTTCTACTCTGCATGTCTATATTCTGGTTCTTCGTATCT GTTGGACAAGAGTTTGAATCGATAGATGGGGCACATGAGTTCTACATTAAATATGCAAAAGAGGCGGGGTTTAGTGTTCGTAGCAATTCGACTAAGAGATGTAAAGGTGTGAAAGAAGTTGTCAGGAAAcaatttgtgtgttttaaggAAGGAGTATCTTCTATAAAGGACGATGAGAGAAAAAGGTGTCGGGGGATGACAAGAGAAAATTGTAAAGCTAAACTTGCTGTGGTTAGGTCAAAAACGGGAAAATTTGTCATCACtgtatttgttgaagaacaTAGTCATCCATTATCAACCCCTCGAAGAGTGCATTTATTGAGATCACATCGTAGTGTGTCTGAAGCCAAGAAGTCATTAACTTTGCAGTTTTCAGCAGCAAATGTGCCAACTCATCAACAAATAAGcattcttgaatttgaagctgGAGGTATAGAGAATATTGGATGTACAAAGAAGGATATATATAACCATGAAGCTAAGGTGTGGAATGAATTAAGAGGACAAGATGCAGAACTTTTAAAGGAATATTTCCTAACCGAGCAAGAAAAGGATCCatgcttcttttttaaaatagatgtagatgatgatggtAAATTGAAGCGTTGTTTTTGGGCTGATTCGGTGTCTAGAAGAGCTTATGGATGTTTTGGTGATGTAGTTGTATTTGATACAACTTACAACACTAATCAATATGGTATGATATTTGCACCCTTGGTAGGGGTGAACAATCATGGTCAAACGGTGCTTTTTGCATGTGCCTTTTTAAGTGATGAAAAAACGGAATCATTTGTTTG GTATTGTAGTTGGCACATGCTTGAGAAGTTCTCTACGTATTTAAATGCGATCACCTATAGAGATTTTTATAAGGACTTCCAACAATGCATTTGGGAATCAGAATGCCCtgaagagtttgaaagaaaatgggtgACTACCATCGAGAAGGCAAGCCTAAATAACACTGAttggttaaaatcaatatttgagcTACGTTCAAGATGGGTGCCTGCATATGTTAACCATATATTCTCAGCTGGAATGTCAAGTAGCCAACGTGCGGAAAGCTCCCATgcatttttcaagaaatatgtTTCGAAGAGAAACttattgatggatttcataCTTCGATTTAATAGCGCTTGCACAGCAACATCACGAAGAATTAGGGGCTGA